The following proteins are encoded in a genomic region of Catharus ustulatus isolate bCatUst1 chromosome 4, bCatUst1.pri.v2, whole genome shotgun sequence:
- the LOC116995243 gene encoding tyrosine 3-monooxygenase-like, protein MKTDLVGMSGPKEEASKKEICGIESLNSQGSLDSNREHDRASFTLTLTLYNVRKTELSKATEVFEMFETQIHHFETRGAKKPKNSVDDLDIFVECEVHSPDVGILITSLKRVAKDVKTSREDKVPWFPRKIQDLDKCHHLITKYDPSLDHGHPGYSDLEYNKRRAFFADLAVNYRAGDALPHIEYTAQETATWREVYRKLRSLYPTHACTQFLDAFQQLEQHCGYREDNIPQLQDVSRFLKERTGFQLRPAAGQLSARDFLGSLAFRVFPCTQYIRHFSSPMHSPEPDCCHELLGHVPMLADKEFAQFSQDIGLASLGSSEEEIEKLATLYWFTVEFGLCKQNGLIKAYGAGLLSSYGELMYALSNKPEHKPFDPEVTAVHPYQDQAFQPVYFIAENLEDAKVKLQNYTTKIKKPFALRYDPFTSSIEVLNTPHKVKRALHQINEELKNFCFALENLS, encoded by the exons ATGAAGACTGATTTGGTGGGGATGTCAGGCCCAAAAGAAGAGGCCAGCAAGAAGGAGATTTGTGGCATAGAGTCATTGAACAGCCAAGGCAGCCTGGACTCCAACAGGGAGCATGACAGAGCTTCTTTCACCCTGACCCTCACCCTCTACAATGTGAGGAAGACTGAGCTCTCTAAGGCAACTGAAGTCTTTGAG ATGTTTGAAACTCAAATCCATCACTTTGAAACCCGTGGAGCCAAAAAGCCCAAGAACTCTGTGGATGATCTTGACATTTTTGTTGAATGTGAAGTTCACAGTCCTGATGTTGGTATCCTTATCACCTCCTTAAAGAGAGTAGCAAAGGATGTGAAAACCAGCAGAGAAGACAAAG TACCCTGGTTCCCCAGAAAAATCCAAGATCTGGACAAGTGTCACCATCTCATCACTAAATATGATCCCAGTTTGGACCATGGTCACCCT GGATACTCTGACCTGGAGTACAACAAACGGAGAGCATTCTTTGCTGACCTGGCCGTTAACTACAGAGC AGGAGACGCTTTACCTCACATTGAGTACACGGCACAGGAAACAGCAACCTG GAGAGAAGTCTACAGGAAGCTGAGGAGCCTTTACCCTACCCATGCCTGTACACAGTTCCTGGATGCCTTCCAGCAGCTCGAGCAGCACTGTGGCTACCGAGAGGATAACATTCCTCAGCTCCAGGATgtttccagatttttaaaag AGAGAACAGGTTTCCAACTGAGAccagctgcaggacagctgtCTGCTCGGGACTTCCTTGGCAGCCTGGCATTTCGTGTTTTTCCATGCACACAGTATATAAGGCATTTCTCTTCTCCTATGCATTCCCCAGAACC AGACTGCTGCCATGAGTTGTTGGGTCATGTTCCCATGCTGGCTGACAAGGAGTTTGCCCAGTTCTCACAG GATATTGGACTGGCTTCTCTTGGATCATCTGAAGAGGAGATTGAGAAACTGGCCACA CTTTACTGGTTCACTGTGGAGTTTGGCCTCTGCAAGCAAAATGGATTGATCAAAGCTTATGGGGCAGGACTGCTTTCATCTTATGGGGAGCTGATG TACGCTTTGTCAAACAAGCCAGAGCACAAGCCTTTTGATCCAGAAGTGACTGCAGTTCACCCCTATCAGGATCAAGCCTTCCAGCCTGTCTATTTCATAGCAGAAAATCTGGAAGATGCCAAGGTCAAGCTTCA GAACTACACAACGAAGATCAAGAAGCCTTTTGCTTTGCGCTATGACCCCTTCACCAGCAGCATAGAGGTTTTGAATACACCACACAAAGTCAAGAGGGCACTCCACCAGATAAATGAGGAACTGAAAAACTTCTGCTTTGCCCTTGAAAACCTCTCTTAA